CCAGAGCTTCCACATGACCAAGAACGTCCAGTGCGGCGAGGGCGGCGCGCTCGTCATCAACGACGAGCGCTTCGCCGAGCGGGCGGAGATCCTGCGGGAGAAGGGCACCGACCGGGGCCGGTTCTTCCGCGGGGAGGTCGACAAGTACCACTGGCAGGACACGGGCTCCAGCTATCTGCTGTCGGACGTGCTGGCGGCGTTCCTGCTCGCGCAACTGGAGGCGTTCACGGACATCCAGGCCGGACGGGAACGTGTCTGGGCCGCGTACCACGAACGGCTGGCGGCGTGGGCGGCGGCGAACGGGGTGCGGCGCCCGACCGTCCCGGAGGGGGCCGCTCACCCGGCGCACCTCTACTACCTGCTGCCTCCGGGCCGGGCGGGCGGCGACGCCCTGATCGAGCATCTTTCGCGGCACGGCGTGCAGGCCGTCTCCCACTACCGGCCGCTGCACGACGCCCCGGCGGGCGTCCGGTACGGGCGGGTCGCACCGGGCGGATGCCCCGTGACCGAGCGGGTGGCCGCGGGGATGGTGCGGCTTCCGCTGTTCGCCGGGATGACCGAACGGGAGGTCGACCGCGTCGTGGACGCGGTCGTCCGCCATCGCGCCCGGCGACCCCGCCGCCGGTGACCCCGCCGCCCGGTCCGCCGCCGCCCGGTCCGCCGCCGCCCGGTCCGCCGCCGTCCGGTGCTCCGCCGCCCGGTCCGGGGCCGCCCGCCGGCCCGGTCGCCCGGTCAGCGCGCCTTGCCGCCGATCACCAGGGTGTCGATGCCGGTGAGGTGCACGGTCCTGGTCTCGGCGAAGCCCGCGTCCCGCATCCACCCCCGGCAGTCCTCGGCGGTGTACTCGCCGCCGCCGGGGCTGACCAGCATCATGTGCAGGCTCGTCAGCAGGCCGAAATCGTTGTCCCGCCGATCGTCGTCGATCATGACGTCGTAGACGAGCAGGTCACCGCCCGGCGGCAGCGCCGCGTACGCCCGTTCGATCAGCTTCGCCCGCAGGTGCGGGCTCCAGTCGTGCAGCACGTGCCCGAAGAGCAGCACGTCCGCCTCCGGGAGCGGATCGTTGAAGAAGTCGCCGCCCCGGAAGGCCAGCCTGTCGGACAGCCCGAGGCCGTCGACGTGCTCCTCGAACACCGGCCGCACCGCCGGCAGGTCCATCACGATCCCGTTCAGTTCCGGATGCGCCTTGACCAGCTCGGCGGCCACGTTGCCGCGCGCGCCGCCCAGGTCGGCGAACAGGCGCCGCCCGCTCCAGTCGTAGGACTCGGCGACCGCCGGCCCGGAGAACTGGTTGATGGCGTCCATCGCCGACATGAAGCGCCGCAGCCGTGCCGGGTCGCCGTGCATGTCGTCGTGCTGTTCCTCTTCCTGCTCGACCGGGTAGTCGACGCCGCCCTCCCGGAGGAGCCGGGTGAGCTCCCCCCACTTGACGAACTGGCGATCGAGCATCGTGAGGAACCCACCGCAGTAGGTGGGTTTGCCCGCGTCCAGGTAGGTGTCGGCCACCGGGGCGTTCTCGTACCGGCCGCGGTCACGGCGCAGCAGGCCGAGGGCGACCAGGGCGTCGAGGAAGTCCCGGGCGGCACGGCCGTGCAGGCCGAGTTCCGTACGGAGTTCGGCCTCCGTCGCGGAGCCCCGCGCCAACCGGGTGAACACCTCCAGTTCCACGGCGCTCAGCAGAACCTTCGACTGGAAATAGGCGATGCCCATGCGCAGCACATCGTGAGCGCTCTCGGGTTCTTCCGCCATCCCGACCCCTCTCTGAACGGACCATCACGGTCCGCACATCGTGGGCCCGCGACCTCGCGGACCGGTGGACACCCGCTTGAGAGGGCCGGCGGGTCCCCGTCCTGCCAGGCGTCCTCAAGGTCGTCTCGAGCCGCGTCTGTGAACGTGCGGTCGACCGCACGCCCGGACAGGAACGGTGGGGCCGGATGTCGAACTTCCTGATCAGCACGATGCCCGAGAGCGGGCATGTGAACCCGATGCTGCCCATCGCCGCGGCGCTCGCCGCGCGCGGCCACCGCGTCCGGTGGCACACCGGCGCCGAGTACCGGGAGACGGTCGAGGCGACCGGCGCCCGGTTCACGCCCATGCGGCACGCGCCCCGGTTCCAGGACCTGCCCCCGCGGCGCGATCCGGGCGACGGCTGGGACGCGGTCTCGGCGGTGCTGGAACGGCTGTACCTGGAACCGGCGGCCGGCCAGCTCCGCGACTACCAGGACATCGTGGCGGAGTTCCCGGCGGACGTGGTGTTCAGCGAGTCGACGTCCGCGCTCGGCGGCTACCTGCTGCACGAGCTGGGCGGGCCGCCCTGGGCCCGGCTCGGCGTGAGCATGCCGCCCACCCTGCCGAACTCGGCCGTCCCGCCGCTGTTCTCGCCCGGTCTCTTCGCCGACACCCCCGAAGCGCCGAAGTACTCGTCGTCCCCCGCCGCCATGGCCCGCAACCGCGAGCTCAACCACGAGGTCGCGCACTTCCACCTGCGCGCGTTCACCAACGCGCTCAGCGCCCTGCGGGTCCGGCTCGGCCTGCCGCCGCTGCCCGACGGCGCGACGGCACTGGACGCGACCATCTCACCGTTCCTCCAGGTCCAGACGGGCACGCCCGCGTTCGACTACCCGCGCGACGAGCTCCCCCCGCAGGTCCGGCACGTCGGCCCGCTGCTGCCGCCCGTCCCCGACATGTTCGACCCGCCGTCGTGGTGGGCGGAGGCGACCTCGGGCGACCGTCCCGTCGTGCACGTGACGCAGGGCACGGTGGCCACCGATCCCGGCCGGCTGCTCGCCCCGACCCTCGCCGCGCTGGCCGACGACGACGTCCTCGTGGTCGCCACCACGCCCGCGCCGGACGCGCTCGGCACGGTGCCCGCCAACGCGCGGATCGCCCGGACGATCCCCTACCCGAGCCTGCTGCCGAACGTGGACGCGATGGTGACCAACGGCGGGATCGGCGGCGTGCTGTTCGCCCTCGCCCACGGCGTGCCGCTCGTCGCCACCGGGCAGTCCGAGGACAAGCCGGCGATCTGCGCCCGGATCGCGCACACGGGCGTGGGCATCGACCTGCGCAGCGCGGCGGCCCCCGAACCCGCCCGGATCCGGGACGCGGTGCGCTCCGTCCTCACCGATCCGGCCTTCCGGCGCAACGCCGAACGGGTGCGGGCCGACTTCGCCCGCCACGACCCGCCCGCCGAGGCCGCCGACCTGCTCGAGCGGCTCGCCGCCACCGGCCGTCCCGTCATCGGCTGACGTCCGATCGACCGGCATCTTTTCGACGTCCATTGGAGCACCCACCCGCGGAGGGACCATGTTCGACCACGAGCTGGCCGAGGTGTACGACCTGATCTACCGGCGGCGCGGCAAGGACTACGCGGCCGAGGCCGCCGACATCACCGCGCTGATCCGCCGGCACCGGCCCGGCGCCGCGTCGGTGCTGGACGTGGCGTGCGGCACCGGGGAGCACCTCGTGCACCTCGGGCGGCACTTCGACCACGCCGAGGGGCTGGAGATGTCGGCGGGCATGCTCGGCATCGCCCGGGCCAAGGCGCCGAACCTGACCGTGCACGAGGCCGACATGCGCACCTTCCGGCTCCCGCGCGCCTTCGACGCGGTGACCTGCTTGTTCAGCTCGATCGCGTACCTGGGGACGCGGGAGGGCATGGTCGCGGCGGTGGACCGGATGGCGGCGCACCTCGTCCCCGGCGGGGTACTGATCGTCGAGCCGTGGTGGAGCCCGGACCGCTTCATCGACAAGTACGTCTCGAGCGACGTGGTCGGCGAGGACGGGCGCAGCGTCGCCCGGGTCTCCCGGACCCGGCGGACCGGCGCGAAACAGGCGGAGATGGAGGTCCATTTCGTCATGGCCGACCCGTCCCGCATCCACCACTTCAGCGAGACCCACACGATCGCGCTGTTCACCCGCGAGGAGCACCTGGACGCCTTCCGGCGGTCGGGCTGCACCGCCGAGTTCGTCGAGGGAGGCCCGTCCGGCACCGGCCTGTACGTGGCCGTCCGCTCCGGCTGAGCCGCCCCGGCCCGGCCCCGGCGCGGCCGCCGGAGCCGGGCCGGAGCCGGGCCGGACGGCCGGAACCCGCGGTCAGAGGCCGAGGGTGCGGCGCCGGCGCCGGCCGGGCGCGGGCGGATCGCCCGCGAGCCACCGCTCGATCAGGTCGCAGGCGACCTCGACGCCTTTCTCGGCCCGGATCCGCTCGCCGATCCGGGCCGCCGCGGCGCTCATGGCAGGGTCGCCCACCGCCCGCTCGACGGCGTCGCCCAGCGCGCCGGCGGACAGTTCCCGGAACGGCACGGGCCTCGGCCCGGCGCCCAGCGCGTGCACCCGCTGCCCCCAGAACGGCTGGTCCACGAAGAACGGGACGACGACGTTCGGCACCCCGGCCCGCAGCCCGGCGGCGGTGGTACCGGCACCGCCGTGGTGCACGACGGCCCGCGTGCGCGGGAACAGCCAGTCGTGCGGCGCGTTGTCGACCACCAGCAGATCGTCGGAGGAGGGCAGTTCCGCGGGGTCGCCCAGCAGCACCCCGCGCGCCCCGGCCCGGCGCAGCGCCGTCCGCACCATGCGGGCGGTCGTGGGGGGGTCGGGCAGGACCATGCTGCCGAACCCCACGTACACCGGCGGCGGCCCCGCCTCCACGAAGTCCACCAGTTCGTCGCTCGGACGCCGCTCCGGCACGCCGTCCAGGAACCAGTAGCCGGTGATCTGGACGTACCCCGGCCAGTCCCGGGGGCGGGGCACGACGGCGGGGCTGTACCCGCACAGCCTCGGCAGCCGGTCCCGCGCCATCGAGCGGGCCTGCCCGGCGAACCACGGCAGCGGCGGGAGCCCGAGGTCCGTGGTGCGCCACTCGTTGACGCCGGGGCGCCGCGTCCGCCACATCATCTGGTTGGCGACGGTGTGGCTGAGCCGGTTCCCCCACCGGCCGAGGGACCGCCTGCCCGGGACCAGGTGGCTGGGGTGGTCCCCGGTCGGGTGGCGGGGCAGGTACTCGGCGGCGCAGGCGGGGACGCCGCGTTCCTCGGCGACGTGGTAGGCGGCGGCGCCGGTGTGCGAGAACACGATGGCGTCCGCGTCGGCGCAGGCGTCCCGGGTGGCCGCCATGAACTGCTCGGCCATCGGCGTGATGAACTCGCGGAATCCCCGGACCGAGGCCCGCGTGCCGCCGCCGTCCCCGAGCCAGCGCCGGCCCTCGCCGTCGCCGAGCCGCCGGGGCAGTTCCGCGTCGAGCGGGAAGAAGTCGATCCGGGCGTCCTGGGCGACCTTCTCATAGGTCTTGTCGGCCACCAGCCGAATGTCGTGGCCGCGGCGGCGAAGCCCGGCACCGAGCGCGGCATAGGGCTCGGTGTCGCCTCGGCTGCCGTTCGTGACAAGTACGATCCGCATGCCCGCATGCAAACCCCCGGGGCTCGATTTCCGCTCGAAGGACGCCGCCGGGCGACGGTCGGCGGCGCCGCCCCGGAGACCCGTTTCAAGGTGGGCTGTAGGGGGGCTCGACCGGGCTCTGTGAGTTTCTCCTCAAAGTGTCTTTGTCGCGGAGAGGAACAGCCCCATGGCACATGCCGTCACCGCGCCGCCCGGCGCGGCAGACCCGGAGAGGGCGGCGGCCCTGCGGGTCCGCGGGCTCGTCAAGACCTACCCCGGCGGCCACCGCGCCCTCGACGGGATCGACTTCGACGTCGCCGCCGGCGAGGTGTTCGCGCTGCTGGGGCCGAACGGGGCCGGCAAGTCGACCACCATGAAGATCCTCACCACGCTCTCCCGGCCGGACTCCGGCACCGCCACCATCGGGGGCGTCGAGGTGACCCGCCGCCCGCAGGACGTGCGGAGCCTGATCGGCTGCGTGGCGCAGCGGTCGGGCGCCGACCCGGCCGGCACGGGGCGGGAGAACCTCGTGCTCCAAGGGCGGCTGTACGGGCTGTCCGGGCGTGCCCTGGGCGACCGCGTGGACGAGCTGGTGGAGACGGTCGGCCTGACAGAGTTCGCCGACCGCGTCACCCGTGGCTACTCCGGCGGCACCCAGCGCAAGCTGGACATCGCGATGAGCCTGGTGCACCGGCCGCGGCTGCTGTTCCTCGACGAGCCCACCACCGGGCTCGATCCGGAGATCCGGGCCGAGATCTGGCAGCACATCGCCGGTCTCTCCGCCGCGGGCGCCCTGACCATCGTGCTGACCACGCACTACCTGGAGGAGGCGGACCGCCTCGCGGACCGGGTGGCGATCCTCGACCAGGGCCGGCTGGTGACCCAGGGCACGCCGGCCGAGCTCAAGGACGGGCTCGACGGCGACGCCATCCTGGTCGAGGTGGTCGATCCGGAGGCGGCCGGTCCCGCCCGGCGGATCCTGGAGCGGCTCGACCGGGTCCGCGGGGTCACCGTGGACGGCTGCACCGTGCGGGCCCGCGTCGACGGGGCCGCCATGGCGATCCCGGACGTGCTCGCCGCGCTGGGCCGCGACGGGATCGCCGCGGCGTCGGTCGCCGTGGCCCGGCCCAGCCTCGACGACGTCTACCTGCGCTACGCCGGCCGGAAGGAGGGCGGCCGATGACCGCGGTGGTCTCGCAGTCCTGGTTCATGACGACGCGGCTGCTGCGCGGCACGGTGCGCGAGCCGCTCTTCCTGATGATCGGCCTGGTGCAGCCGGCGATCTGGCTGCTCATCTTCGGCCAGCTGTTCTACCGGGTGACCGAACTGAGCGGCTTCGGCGACGGCCGTCCCTACATCGACTACCTCACCCCGGGGGTGATCGTGATGATGGCGCTCACCCGCGGCGCCTGGAGCGGCGGGAACATCCTCGAGGAGCTGGACCGGGGCGTGCTGGACCGCTTCCTGATCTCGCCGGTGTCGCGGATCGCGCTGATCGGCGGGCATCTGTGCCAGCAGGCGATCACGATCGCCGTGCAGTCGGTCATCGTGCTGGCGCTGGCCCTGGCGATGGGGGCGCGGTTCCCCGGCGGCCCGGCGGGCGCGGGCGTGCTGGTGCTGGCCGCGACCCTGATGGTGCTGGCGGTCGGCTCGCTGTCGATGTCGTTCGCACTGATCATCCGGCGCAGCCAGTCGCTCACCGCGGTGATCCAGTTCGTGCTTCTCCCGCTGGTGTTCCTCAGCTCCGCCTTCATGGACCAGAACCTGGCGGCCGGCTGGATCCAGGCGGCCGCCAAGGTCAACCCGATCGACTGGGCGGTGGTGGCGGGCCGTTCGGCGCTGGCCGCCGACACCGACTGGCGGACGGTGCTCGTCCGGCTGGGCATGCTGGCCCTGCTGGCCGCCGCCTGCGGTCTCCTCGCGGCCCGCTCCTTCCGTTCGTACCAGCGTTCCCTCTAGCCGGACTCACCGGACACACCGGAACGCCGACAGGCCCGACCGCCGGAACGGTCGGGCCTGTCGGCGTTTCCACCGGCCGGTGGCCGGCTACCGGCCGATGTCCAGGCGGATGCCGTAGTCGCGCAGCCAGGTGTCGAGCTGCAGGACGAGTTCGACGTTGGTCCGGCCGCGCCAGCCCTCGGCGAGGCTGTCCGGGTCGTCCAGCAGCTCCCGCGCGGCCTCGCGGTCGACGAGCCCGGCCACCGGCGCGTTCCGGTCGCCGAGCAGCTCTTTCAGCTCGGTCCGCAGGACCTTCGCGTACCCCTCGTCGACGCTGACCGGGAACGGGCTCTTGGGCCGTTCGAGGACCGACGCCGGCAGCAGGTCGGCGACCGCCGCACGCAGCAGGCTCTTCTCCCGACCGTCGAAGGTGTGCAGGCTCCACGGCGTGTTGAACGCGTACTGCATCAGTTCGGGATCGCAGAACGGCACCCGCGTCTCGAGCCCGACGTACGCGCTCAACCGCTCGTCGTTGCGGATGAGGGTCTCCGGGTAACGGGTCAGGTGCGTGTAGGTGATCTCCCGCATGCGCCGCTCCTGCGGGTCGGCGCCGCCGACGTGCGGGACCTCGGCGAGCGCCTCGTGGAACCGTTCCCGCACGTATCCCGGGATGTCCAGGCGGCGGCGCAGGCCGGCGTCCAGCAGCCCGTTGCCGAGCCCGTCCGCGCAGGCCCGCCGCTGCGCGAGCGCCACCCACGGGAACGTGTCGGCGTTGGCGAACTCGGGGTCCTGGACCCAGGCGGGACCGCCGAACAGGGAGTCGGCGAGCTGCCCCGTCAGCGCGACCCGGGAGTGCTCCGCGGCGGCCCGGTAGAGGAGGTAGAGGCCGGTCTGCATGTCCCCGAGCGGGCTCGGCAGGTCGCGGGCGCGGATCGTCTCGGTGCGCATCACCGGGTCGAGCAGGTCCGCGGTGTCCAGGACGACGTCGGTGTGGTCGGACCCGACGTGCGCGACCAGGTCGGCGACGTACGGCGCGTCCAGGGACGTGCGGATCTGGTCCGGCGTGAAGTTCTCGGCCAGTCCCGCGTAGTCGACGGTGAACGTCCGCACCGGGCCGCCGCCCTCGGCGGCCAGCAGCCGGGCGGCGATCGCGGTGAGCCCGCTGGAGTCCAGCCCGCCCGACAGCAGCGAGCACACCGGCACGTCCGCCTTCAGCTGGCGGCCGATCGACTCCTCCAGCAGGCCGCGGACGGTGGCGATGGTGGCGTCGCGGTCGTCGGTGTGCTCGCGCGCCTCCAGGCTCCAGTAGCACCGGGTGTCGAGCCGCCGCGCGCCGATCCGCACCAGGTGCCCGGCCCGCACCTCGTGCATGCCCCGGAACACCACGGCCCCGGGCGTCCCCGCCTGGGACAGCAGCTCCCGGAAACCTTCGGTGTCCACCACCGCGTCGACCCACGGGTGGGCGAGGACGGCCTTGGGCTCGGAGCCGAACAGGACTCCGGCGGGAGTCGGGTAGTAGATGAGCGGCTTGGCGCCGAGCTGGTCGCGCGCCAGCAGCAGCTCCTCGGTGCGCGCGTCCCACACGGCGAAGGCGAAGATGCCGTTCAGCCGCACCGGAAGGTCGTCGCCCCACTCCAGGTAGCCGCGCAGGACGACCTCGGTGTCGCTGCGCGTCCGGAACGGGTGGCCGCGGGCGGCCAGTTCCCTCCGCAGCGCGGGGGCGTTGTAGATCTCACCGTTGAACACGACGACGGCGAGCAGGCGCCCGTCCTCCTCGGCGGCCATCGGCTGCCGCCCGCCCTTGGAATCGACGACCGCCAGCCTGCGGTGCCCGAGCGCGGCGCGCGGGCCGAGCCAGAGCTCCTCCGCGTCGGGACCGCGGCAGGCCATCGTGGCGGTCATGGTCCGGATGGTCGCGCGCTCACGTGTCAGATCGCGCTCGTAGTCCACCCAGCCGGCCAATCCGGACATCCGGTCCTCCTCGCTCTCACACGACCCAGCGGCCGTTTGTCATGACTTCCCGGTCGGCCATCTCTCCCATGTGCCGCCAGGCCTGTACGCGTCGCGGGGTGACGAACAGGTAGACGCAGCCCGGCACCCGCTCCGGGTTCAGCGGCAGCTCCGCGAGCGCCGCCCGCGTCTCGGCCGGGACGGCGTCCGGCTCGGCGATCGCGACGTCGCCGTCCACCAGCACCACGTCCACGGGCGAGCCGAACGCGAGCCGTGCCCGGCCCGGCCGCCGCAGGTTGCGGACGGTCCGCGAGGCCGCGCGGGTCGACATCGCCACGCGCGTCCCGTCCCACACGCAGGCGAGCGGGATCAGGTGCGGCCCGCCGCCGTCGCCGGAGGCGATCCAGGTGTGCCGCGCGGCGCCGAGCAGTTCGAGGACGTCCCGCTTGCGCTCTCGCACGGGGCGCGGCGGAGGGCCGGCGGCGCCCCGGGGCCGGTCCCCGGGCCCGCCGGTCATGCCGCCGCCATCGCGGCCGCGATGTTGCCGACGAAGGCCAGCAGGGCGAAGCCGGTGCGGACCAGGTTCCACCGTCCCCACCGGCGCCGCGGATCCGCCCAGTCGGCGGGCACGGCGTTCTCGTCGAGCGCCTTCACGCTCCGGTTGATGGGGACGTTCTTCGTCTGCGACACCACCGACACGCCGACGAGGAACAGCGCGGACACCGCGAACAGCGGCCGGGCCGCGCCCTCGCCGGCGACGATCGCCAGCACGATGTCGGCCAGCACCGACGACCCCACGATGATCGGCATCATCGGGTCGTAGGCGCGGCCGACCAGTTTGTGCGCCGCGACGTACTGGCCGGGCGCCATCGCCTGCAGTGCGGGCCAGACGCCCACCGCGTGCGTGAACAGCACCCCGGCGGCCAGGCCGCTGCTGACCAGCACGGCCCCGCCGAGGACTTCGGAAATCAAGGTGATCGCTCCTCTCCGGCGTCGCTCCTGGTGCCGCAGTCTCGTCCGCGCGCCTAGAGGGACGCTTGAAGGCGGTTCGCGGCGCGCGGTGCGGGCCGGCGGCGGGTCGAGCAGGGTTTCAAGGTCGCTTCGAGACGCCTTCGAGCCCCCGCGGTAACGCTGCGGTCGTGAGCGAGAAACGTTCGACCAAGACCACTGTCAGTGAGGTCGCGCCGAACCACCGCCGCGGCGGGGACCTGAGAGTTCTGCTCAGCCCGCGGAACGCGGGAGCCACGTCGGGCTTCATGGGCCATCTGACCCTGAAACCGGGCGAGTTCGTCTCGGAGCACTACCACCCTTATTCCGAGGAGTTCCTCTATGTCGTGCGCGGCGACCTGGTCGTCCGCGTCGACGGTGAGCCGGTGCCGCTGGAGCCGGGCAGCGCGCTGCTGATCCCCATCGGCGTCCGGCACCGGGTGGAGAACCGCGGCGCCGTCCCGGCGGAGGCGATCTTCCATCTGGGGCCGTTGGCGCCCCGGCCGGAGGACGGCCATGTCGACACCGAGGCACAGCCCGGCGCCGCGTCGGAGCCGATCGACGTGGGCGGCCCGGCGTGACCCGCCGCGCGGTCGCCATCACCGGGATGGGCGTGGTCGCGCCCGGCGGCACCGGACGCAAGGCGTTCTGGAATCTGCTGACCGACGGCCGGACCGCGACCCGGACGATCTCGCTGTTCGATCCGGCCGGCTTCCGGTCCCGGATCGCCGCGGAATGCGACTTCGATCCGGTGGCGGAGGGGCTGAGCCCGCGGGAGGTCCGGCGCATGGACCGTGCCGCCCAGCTGGCCACCGTGTCCGCGCGGGAGGCCATCGACGACAGCGGCCTGGAGATCGACGAGCTGGATCCGGCGCGCACGGCGGTGTCGCTGGGCAGTGCCGTGGGCTGCACGATGGGCCTGGAGGCCGAGTACGTCGTGGTGAGCGACCAGGGCCGGGACTGGCTGGTCGATCACACCTACGGCGCGCCGCACCTGTACCGGCACCTGGTGCCCAGTTCGCTCGCCGCGGAGGTCGCCTGGGTGTGCGGTGCGGAGGGTCCGGTCGCGCTGATCTCCACCGGCTGCACGTCCGGCCTGGACGCCGTCGGGCACGGCGCGCGCGTCATCGCCGAAGGCGGCGCGGACGTCGCGCTGGCCGGTGCGACCGACGCCCCCATCTCCCCCATCACCGTCGCGTGTTTCGACGCGATCCGGGCCACCTCGCCCAACAACGAGGACCCCGAGCACGCCTCCCGTCCGTTCGACCGGGAGCGCAACGGTTTCGTGCTGGGCGAAGGCGCCGCGGTGTTCGTGCTGGAGGAGCTGGAGCACGCGCGCCGCCGTGGCGCGCGCGTCTACTGCGAGGTCGCCGGGTACGCCACGCGCGGCAACGCCTACCACATGACCGGCCTCAAGCCGGACGGGCGGGAGATGGCGGAGGCGATCCGCGTCGCGATGGAGGCGGCGCGGATCGGACCGGACGACATCGACTACATCAACGCGCACGGGTCCGGCACCAGGCAGAACGACCGGCACGAGACCGCGGCGTTCAAGCGCAGCCTGGGCCACCGGGCCTACGAGGTGCCGGTGAGCTCCATCAAGTCGATGGTCGGCCACTCGCTCGGGGCCATCGGCTCCATCGAGATCGCCGCCTGTGCGCTGGCGATCGAGCACGGCGTCGTGCCGCCGACCGCGAACCTGCACACCCCCGACCCCGAATGCGATCTGGACTACGTGCCGCTGGCGGCGCGCGAGCGGCCGGTCGGCACGGTGCTGAGCGTGGGCAGCGGGTTCGGCGGGTTCCAGACGGCCACGGTGCTCACCGCCCCGGGGAGGCGAGCCTCATGAGGTCGGCGGCGACCGCGGGCACGGCCGCGGCGGGCACTCCCGGCGGCGGCGCGGACCCCCTGGCGGACGCCCCGGTGGTGACCGGCATCGGGGTGGTGTCCCCCACGGGCATCGGACATGAGGCCCACTGGGCGGCGACGTTGCGCGCCGATCCCGCGATCGGCCCGCTGCGCCGTTTCGACGCCTCCTCCTACCCGACCCGGCTGGGCGGCGAGGTTCCCGGTTTCGACACCGCGGACCGCGTCCCCGGACGGCTGATCCCGCAGACCGACCACTGGACGCATCTGGCGCTGGCGGCGACCGACCTGGCGCTCGCCGACGCGGGCGTGGTGCCGGCGGATCTCCCCGAATACGAGATGGCGGTGGTGACCGCCGGGTCGTCGGGCGGGGTGGAGTTCGGGCAGCGGGAGATCCAGGCGCTGTGGGGGAAGGGCCCCCGGCATGTCGGCGCCTACCAGTCGATCGCCTGGTTCTATGCCGCGACCACCGGGCAGATCTCCATCCGCCACGGCATGCGCGGCCCCTGCGGAGTCGTCGTCGCCGAGCAGGCCGGGGCGCTGGAGTCGTTCGCGCAGGCCCGCCGGCATCTCGCCGACGGCACCCGGATGGTGGTGGCGGGCGGCACCGACGCGCCGTTCAGCCCGTACGGGCTGACCTGCCAGCTCAGCAGCGGCAGGCTCAGCACCCGCACCGACCCGGCCCGCGCCTACCTGCCCTTCGACGCCGCCGCGGC
The nucleotide sequence above comes from Actinomadura algeriensis. Encoded proteins:
- the asnB gene encoding asparagine synthase (glutamine-hydrolyzing), with translation MSGLAGWVDYERDLTRERATIRTMTATMACRGPDAEELWLGPRAALGHRRLAVVDSKGGRQPMAAEEDGRLLAVVVFNGEIYNAPALRRELAARGHPFRTRSDTEVVLRGYLEWGDDLPVRLNGIFAFAVWDARTEELLLARDQLGAKPLIYYPTPAGVLFGSEPKAVLAHPWVDAVVDTEGFRELLSQAGTPGAVVFRGMHEVRAGHLVRIGARRLDTRCYWSLEAREHTDDRDATIATVRGLLEESIGRQLKADVPVCSLLSGGLDSSGLTAIAARLLAAEGGGPVRTFTVDYAGLAENFTPDQIRTSLDAPYVADLVAHVGSDHTDVVLDTADLLDPVMRTETIRARDLPSPLGDMQTGLYLLYRAAAEHSRVALTGQLADSLFGGPAWVQDPEFANADTFPWVALAQRRACADGLGNGLLDAGLRRRLDIPGYVRERFHEALAEVPHVGGADPQERRMREITYTHLTRYPETLIRNDERLSAYVGLETRVPFCDPELMQYAFNTPWSLHTFDGREKSLLRAAVADLLPASVLERPKSPFPVSVDEGYAKVLRTELKELLGDRNAPVAGLVDREAARELLDDPDSLAEGWRGRTNVELVLQLDTWLRDYGIRLDIGR
- a CDS encoding pyridoxamine 5'-phosphate oxidase family protein, producing the protein MRERKRDVLELLGAARHTWIASGDGGGPHLIPLACVWDGTRVAMSTRAASRTVRNLRRPGRARLAFGSPVDVVLVDGDVAIAEPDAVPAETRAALAELPLNPERVPGCVYLFVTPRRVQAWRHMGEMADREVMTNGRWVV
- a CDS encoding anthrone oxygenase family protein; its protein translation is MISEVLGGAVLVSSGLAAGVLFTHAVGVWPALQAMAPGQYVAAHKLVGRAYDPMMPIIVGSSVLADIVLAIVAGEGAARPLFAVSALFLVGVSVVSQTKNVPINRSVKALDENAVPADWADPRRRWGRWNLVRTGFALLAFVGNIAAAMAAA
- a CDS encoding cupin domain-containing protein, which encodes MSEKRSTKTTVSEVAPNHRRGGDLRVLLSPRNAGATSGFMGHLTLKPGEFVSEHYHPYSEEFLYVVRGDLVVRVDGEPVPLEPGSALLIPIGVRHRVENRGAVPAEAIFHLGPLAPRPEDGHVDTEAQPGAASEPIDVGGPA
- a CDS encoding beta-ketoacyl-[acyl-carrier-protein] synthase family protein produces the protein MTRRAVAITGMGVVAPGGTGRKAFWNLLTDGRTATRTISLFDPAGFRSRIAAECDFDPVAEGLSPREVRRMDRAAQLATVSAREAIDDSGLEIDELDPARTAVSLGSAVGCTMGLEAEYVVVSDQGRDWLVDHTYGAPHLYRHLVPSSLAAEVAWVCGAEGPVALISTGCTSGLDAVGHGARVIAEGGADVALAGATDAPISPITVACFDAIRATSPNNEDPEHASRPFDRERNGFVLGEGAAVFVLEELEHARRRGARVYCEVAGYATRGNAYHMTGLKPDGREMAEAIRVAMEAARIGPDDIDYINAHGSGTRQNDRHETAAFKRSLGHRAYEVPVSSIKSMVGHSLGAIGSIEIAACALAIEHGVVPPTANLHTPDPECDLDYVPLAARERPVGTVLSVGSGFGGFQTATVLTAPGRRAS
- a CDS encoding ketosynthase chain-length factor gives rise to the protein MRSAATAGTAAAGTPGGGADPLADAPVVTGIGVVSPTGIGHEAHWAATLRADPAIGPLRRFDASSYPTRLGGEVPGFDTADRVPGRLIPQTDHWTHLALAATDLALADAGVVPADLPEYEMAVVTAGSSGGVEFGQREIQALWGKGPRHVGAYQSIAWFYAATTGQISIRHGMRGPCGVVVAEQAGALESFAQARRHLADGTRMVVAGGTDAPFSPYGLTCQLSSGRLSTRTDPARAYLPFDAAAAGYVPGEGGAILIVESAGSARARGAGPGYGRIAGYAATFDPPPGSGRPPTLARAIRTALAEAALDAADVDVVFADAAGVPALDEAEARALAEVFGPRGVPVTAPKSMTGRLYAGGAALDVATALLAMRDSVIPPTAGVTDVPDGYALDLVRGDPVPAALRGVLVLARGYGGFNAALVLRGTDDAPTGDPTTSDHTTSDHTTSETTSDHTTQGSQP